The proteins below are encoded in one region of Paraburkholderia phenazinium:
- a CDS encoding YXWGXW repeat-containing protein codes for MNRNLRLLVAQIVLVAAGAAAVGSASAQVVVVAPSAPPPVRYEAVPAPRHGFVWDQGHWRWDHGRYVWVPGHWQPERVGYHWVPGHWVAHGPNYRWVEGHWG; via the coding sequence ATGAACAGGAATCTTCGTTTGCTGGTCGCTCAGATTGTGCTCGTTGCCGCGGGCGCAGCGGCTGTCGGTTCGGCATCCGCACAGGTCGTTGTGGTGGCGCCGTCGGCTCCGCCGCCCGTGCGTTATGAAGCCGTGCCTGCGCCGCGCCATGGCTTCGTATGGGATCAGGGTCACTGGCGTTGGGACCACGGCCGCTACGTGTGGGTGCCGGGCCACTGGCAGCCCGAGCGCGTCGGCTATCACTGGGTGCCTGGCCACTGGGTCGCCCATGGTCCGAACTACCGCTGGGTTGAAGGCCACTGGGGCTAA
- a CDS encoding chloride channel protein: MRAFPPLPSNVIRRTRRLWRQYGVFWLGAIAVGLIAVFYARLINFGFDQFSAMQHRHVWLPLIVTPAISALCVWLTRTFFRGAEGSGIPQVIATLHAKPSEYGSRLLSFRILFGKIAVSFLAILGGFTIGREGPTVQVGAALMFNLRRFYPRSNALIERQLVLAGAAAGLSAAFNTPLAGIVFAIEELTRSFEARASGVLITAIIIAGVIALGLNGNYTYFGTIQIGTHFPDLLAVAVVLTAVVTGIAGGFFCWLLLNTARWIPAPLRKLHSERPVLFAALCGLVIAVVGLISGGLTFGSGYAEARGLLDGSEHLSVFYPFLKLISMVGSYLPGIPGGIFAPSLSIGAGFGNLLHMVFGSMQLQMLIALAMVGYLAAVTQAPITSFVIVMEMINGHALVISLMATALIASRVSRLFAPPLYEALSQRYMAPLPQPAPVPVPEVPEALIDEEPEANTADEADAPPR; the protein is encoded by the coding sequence ATGCGGGCATTCCCACCTCTTCCCTCCAACGTCATCCGGCGCACGCGCCGCCTGTGGCGCCAATACGGTGTGTTCTGGCTCGGCGCCATCGCCGTCGGTCTGATCGCGGTGTTCTACGCCCGCCTCATCAACTTCGGCTTCGACCAGTTCAGCGCCATGCAACACCGGCATGTGTGGCTGCCGCTGATTGTGACTCCCGCGATTTCAGCCTTGTGCGTATGGCTCACGCGCACATTCTTTCGCGGCGCGGAGGGCAGCGGCATTCCGCAAGTCATTGCCACACTGCACGCCAAACCCTCTGAATATGGCTCGCGGCTGCTGTCGTTCCGGATCCTGTTCGGCAAGATCGCCGTGTCGTTCCTCGCTATCCTCGGTGGCTTTACGATTGGTCGCGAAGGACCGACGGTCCAGGTGGGCGCCGCGCTGATGTTCAACCTGCGCCGCTTCTACCCGCGCTCGAACGCGCTGATCGAGCGGCAGCTCGTGCTGGCCGGCGCAGCGGCGGGCTTGTCCGCAGCATTTAACACGCCGCTGGCAGGGATCGTGTTCGCCATCGAGGAACTCACCCGCAGCTTCGAGGCGCGCGCAAGCGGTGTGCTGATTACGGCCATCATCATCGCCGGTGTGATCGCGCTTGGGCTGAACGGCAACTACACCTATTTCGGCACGATCCAGATTGGTACGCATTTCCCGGATCTGCTCGCCGTGGCTGTGGTGCTTACGGCTGTCGTCACCGGTATCGCCGGCGGCTTCTTCTGCTGGCTGCTGCTCAACACGGCGCGCTGGATTCCCGCGCCGCTGCGCAAGCTCCATAGCGAGCGGCCGGTTCTCTTCGCCGCGCTGTGTGGGCTGGTGATCGCTGTTGTCGGTTTGATCTCGGGCGGCTTGACCTTCGGCAGCGGCTACGCGGAGGCGCGTGGTCTGCTCGACGGCAGCGAGCATCTGTCGGTGTTCTATCCGTTTCTGAAGCTCATCTCGATGGTCGGCTCGTATCTGCCGGGTATTCCAGGCGGCATCTTCGCGCCGTCGCTGTCGATCGGTGCAGGCTTCGGCAATCTGCTGCATATGGTGTTCGGCAGCATGCAACTGCAGATGCTGATCGCGCTCGCCATGGTGGGCTACCTGGCCGCCGTCACCCAGGCGCCGATTACGTCGTTCGTGATCGTGATGGAAATGATCAACGGCCACGCCCTCGTGATCTCGCTGATGGCGACGGCGCTGATCGCGAGTCGCGTATCGCGTCTCTTTGCGCCGCCCCTGTATGAAGCGTTATCGCAGCGCTATATGGCGCCTTTGCCGCAACCCGCGCCTGTGCCGGTACCGGAAGTGCCCGAGGCGCTCATCGACGAGGAGCCCGAGGCAAACACGGCTGATGAGGCCGACGCGCCGCCGCGCTAG
- the waaC gene encoding lipopolysaccharide heptosyltransferase I — MKRILIVKVTSLGDIVEALPVIADIKRAFPGVQVDWAADEAFAEVVHWSQRVDRVLCAPLRRFKKARRWSDLKAIGASIGELRAYRYDCIIDIQGVYKTAIIAFLARSSRRVGYRNKDLGEVGASFAYTARFGPRPPVSAWEGMRISAGEALGYQPEGEPVFDLKLPETGTTPFEAGDAPVAALFHATSKDDKKWPVEHWGEVGRELTRRGFRIVLPWGSPREREEAEAIAEEVPGATVLPQMSVTEIARMIDACSLVVGTDTGFVHVAHALQKRTVMIFVATSRDHFGIEAPYRSISIGDGLSVPPVSEAIQAIDYVHGEPRPTGAQAHSATAV, encoded by the coding sequence ATGAAGCGAATTCTTATCGTCAAGGTGACTTCCCTGGGCGATATTGTCGAAGCCCTTCCGGTTATTGCCGACATCAAGCGAGCATTTCCGGGGGTGCAGGTGGACTGGGCGGCGGACGAAGCGTTTGCCGAAGTGGTCCACTGGAGCCAGCGTGTGGACCGCGTCCTGTGCGCACCGCTGCGCCGCTTCAAGAAGGCGCGCCGCTGGTCGGACCTCAAGGCTATCGGCGCCTCCATCGGCGAGCTTCGCGCTTACCGCTACGATTGCATCATCGATATCCAGGGCGTCTACAAGACCGCCATCATCGCCTTTCTCGCGCGTTCGTCGCGCCGTGTCGGCTACCGCAACAAGGACCTCGGCGAGGTGGGCGCATCGTTCGCCTATACGGCACGGTTCGGCCCTCGTCCGCCCGTCAGCGCCTGGGAAGGCATGCGTATCAGCGCGGGTGAGGCCCTCGGCTACCAGCCCGAAGGCGAGCCTGTCTTCGATCTGAAATTACCCGAAACCGGTACCACACCGTTCGAGGCAGGTGACGCACCTGTCGCGGCGCTGTTCCATGCCACCTCCAAAGACGACAAGAAATGGCCGGTCGAGCATTGGGGCGAGGTAGGACGCGAACTGACGCGGCGCGGGTTTCGCATCGTGCTGCCGTGGGGTTCGCCGCGCGAGCGTGAGGAAGCCGAAGCAATCGCCGAAGAAGTGCCGGGCGCGACCGTGTTGCCGCAGATGAGCGTCACCGAGATCGCCCGGATGATCGACGCGTGTTCTCTTGTGGTCGGTACGGATACCGGCTTTGTCCACGTCGCTCACGCGCTGCAAAAGCGCACGGTGATGATCTTTGTCGCGACCTCGCGCGACCATTTCGGTATCGAAGCGCCGTATCGCTCGATCTCGATCGGCGATGGCCTGTCGGTGCCGCCCGTCAGCGAAGCGATCCAGGCGATCGACTACGTGCATGGCGAACCGCGTCCCACTGGCGCGCAAGCGCATTCCGCCACCGCTGTCTGA